A part of Nostoc sp. C052 genomic DNA contains:
- the rppB gene encoding two-component system sensor histidine kinase RppB, with protein MQIRLFRKTRWQLATWYAVVMALILSLCGFVVYKVIIDAYVASINRELESVAGTLHDVIEPTLKQPGITELVFQQVLPNICLAESSCPTQNILSHSQSTHNEHGIFSTVYKEKQYYIRFVDGSGRLIAVAGFQPDELPPIVQTQVWQTVKDLQGNRYSQKSLLLHTQDNQDWGYIQVGRNLNDLDSRLAALKLILAVGLPITVLLVGGSSWWLAGLAMRSIDRSYKQMQQFTSDASHELRTPLAAINATVETLFDMDYLPEEVQDILTSIQRQNHRLAELVQDMLLLSRLEQQMLATEQIHCCLNILINDLIEEFSALAAAASLQLTSLVLCQELLYVMGDEDQLLRVLSNLIANAIQYTPAGGYVTVILKRSNTDAVIEVQDTGIGIASHEQKRIFDRFYRVNSDRSRRTGGSGLGLAIAQAIVQAHGGSIQLQSQVGKGSTFIVHLPLTEERQQLTCLSTDEN; from the coding sequence ATGCAGATTCGACTATTTCGTAAGACTCGCTGGCAATTGGCTACCTGGTATGCGGTAGTTATGGCTCTAATTCTGTCCTTATGCGGTTTTGTGGTTTACAAGGTAATCATTGATGCTTATGTGGCTTCTATCAACCGGGAACTGGAATCGGTAGCAGGTACACTACATGATGTAATTGAACCAACTTTGAAACAACCTGGTATTACAGAGCTAGTTTTCCAGCAGGTTTTACCAAATATTTGTTTAGCTGAGTCCAGTTGTCCTACCCAAAATATCCTGAGTCACAGTCAAAGCACCCATAATGAACACGGCATTTTTAGTACTGTATACAAAGAGAAGCAATATTACATCCGTTTTGTCGATGGTTCAGGACGGTTAATTGCAGTGGCAGGTTTCCAACCTGATGAATTGCCACCGATTGTGCAAACCCAAGTGTGGCAAACAGTTAAAGACTTGCAAGGTAATCGTTACAGTCAAAAGTCTCTACTGCTGCACACTCAAGATAATCAAGATTGGGGCTATATTCAGGTAGGGCGCAATCTCAATGACCTTGATAGTCGTCTCGCTGCTTTGAAATTAATTTTGGCGGTGGGATTGCCAATTACGGTATTGTTAGTTGGCGGTTCTAGTTGGTGGCTGGCAGGGTTAGCAATGCGGTCAATTGACAGGTCGTATAAACAAATGCAACAGTTTACGTCTGATGCCTCTCATGAGTTGCGTACCCCTCTTGCAGCGATTAATGCAACGGTAGAAACTTTGTTTGATATGGATTATCTACCAGAGGAAGTGCAAGATATTTTGACATCTATTCAACGTCAGAATCATCGACTAGCTGAACTAGTTCAGGATATGCTGTTACTGTCTCGATTGGAACAGCAAATGTTAGCGACAGAACAAATACATTGCTGTCTGAATATTTTGATTAATGACCTGATAGAAGAATTTTCAGCGTTAGCGGCTGCGGCTTCTTTGCAGCTAACATCTTTGGTGTTATGCCAAGAGCTTTTATACGTGATGGGAGATGAAGATCAACTGTTGCGTGTGCTTTCTAATCTAATTGCCAATGCTATTCAATACACCCCTGCTGGCGGTTATGTAACTGTCATTCTCAAGCGCAGCAACACTGATGCAGTGATTGAAGTTCAAGATACAGGTATTGGTATTGCATCGCACGAGCAAAAGCGGATTTTTGACCGTTTTTATCGAGTGAATAGCGATCGCTCGCGTCGTACTGGTGGATCTGGATTGGGATTAGCGATCGCTCAAGCAATTGTTCAGGCTCATGGAGGTAGTATACAGTTGCAAAGCCAAGTTGGTAAAGGTAGCACTTTCATCGTTCACTTACCCTTGACAGAAGAACGTCAGCAACTGACCTGTTTATCAACAGATGAGAATTGA